Part of the Georgenia sp. TF02-10 genome, CTGGTCGGCGGTCTCCGGCGAGACGGACCGCCGGAGCTCGCGCGGCTGGGTGGCGGTGACCTCCTCCAGGTCCGCGGTGAGCTCGCGGGCGACGAGGTAGGGCCGCATCTGTGCGCCGTCGTTCGCGACGGCGGCCGCCACCATGGCCATCTGCAGCGGGGTGACCCGCACGCTCGCCTCGCCGATGCCGGACATCGCCAGCTGGGCCTGGCTCTCCGGCTCGGGCAGCCGCGAGGGGGTGACGGCCAGCGGGATCTCCAGCTCGGCGCCGAACCCGAACGCCTCGGCCTGGGCCCGCAGCGCGTCGTAGCCGATGTCCATGCTCAGCTGGGCGAAGGGGGTGTTGCAAGACTGCCGGAACGCGGCCAGCAGGGTGACCTCGCCCGACCCGTCCCCGCAGGCCCGCCCGCCGGGGTTGCGCAGCCCCACGCTGGTCTGCGGCAGGGTGAGCTCGGTCGGCGCCGGGACCATGGTGTCCGGGTCGTACTGCCCGCTCTCCAGCAGCGCGGCGGCGGTGATGACCTTGAAGCTCGACCCGGGCGCCCACTGGTCCCCGGCGATGGCCCGGTTGTCCAGCGGCTTGGCCGGGTCGGTGCGCAGGGCGTCCCAGGCCGCCTGCGCCGCCTCCCGGTCGTGGGTGGCCAGGGCATTGGGGTCGAAGCTGGGCGAGGAGTACATCGCCAGGATCGCGCCGGTGGCCGGGTCGAGCGCGACGACGGCGCCGGAGCGGTCCCCGATCGCCTCCGCGGCGGCCTGCTGCGCGGCCGGGTCCAGGGTGAGCTCGACCGCCCCGCCCTGGGGCTGGTTGCCGGTGACCAGGTTCTGCACCCGGCGCAGGAACAGCGAGGAGGAGGTGCCGTTGAGGACGTCGTTCGCCTGCTTCTCCAGCCCGGTGACCGCGTTGAAGGCGGTGGAGAAGTACCCGGTCAGGTGCGCGTAGAGCGGGCCGGGGTCGTAGGTGCGCTGGTAGCCGTAGACGTCGTCGACCGGGTGCGAGGAGGCGATCGGCTCCCCGGCGACGACGATCGGGCCGCGGTCCCGGCCGAACTCCCGGTAGACGGTGCGCACGTTGCGGGAGTCGTTGTTCAGCGCCTCGGCCTGGAAGAACTGCACCGAGGTGGCGGAGACCATCAGCGCCAGGAACATCAGCGCGACGACGGTGGTGAGCCGGCGGATGGGGGCGTTCACAGCCGCACCACCTCCGTCGGCTGGCCGTCCTCGGGCCCGCCGTCGCGCCCGGGGGCTGCGCCTGGGCCCGGTCCGGGCCCGCCGCTCCGGCCGCCGGAGCCGGGCCGGCCGCGGTGGCCGCCGTCGTCACGGTCGGACCGGCCGGTGCGGCCGCCGTCGCCCCGGGTGCGGCCGACGTCGTCCCAGCCGTCGGCAGCCCCGGCCCGCACCTCGGTGGGCCGGTCGTCCCCAAGCCCGTCGCCGGCCGCCCGGTCCCGGCCGGCCCCGTTCGGCCCGCCGACCACCGCGAGCTCGCCCGGCTCGGGCTGCAGCAGGGCGGCCGGCGGGGCGGGCCGGCGGGCGGCGTCGGAGATGCGCAGCAGGAGCGCGACGATGACCCAGTTCGACAGCAGCGAGGACCCGCCGAGCGCCAGGAACGGCATGGTGAGCCCG contains:
- a CDS encoding penicillin-binding protein 2; translation: MNAPIRRLTTVVALMFLALMVSATSVQFFQAEALNNDSRNVRTVYREFGRDRGPIVVAGEPIASSHPVDDVYGYQRTYDPGPLYAHLTGYFSTAFNAVTGLEKQANDVLNGTSSSLFLRRVQNLVTGNQPQGGAVELTLDPAAQQAAAEAIGDRSGAVVALDPATGAILAMYSSPSFDPNALATHDREAAQAAWDALRTDPAKPLDNRAIAGDQWAPGSSFKVITAAALLESGQYDPDTMVPAPTELTLPQTSVGLRNPGGRACGDGSGEVTLLAAFRQSCNTPFAQLSMDIGYDALRAQAEAFGFGAELEIPLAVTPSRLPEPESQAQLAMSGIGEASVRVTPLQMAMVAAAVANDGAQMRPYLVARELTADLEEVTATQPRELRRSVSPETADQLTQMMLDVVENGTGRPAQIDGVAVAGKTGTAENQDAAPHSWFTGFAPAEDPQVAVAVLIENGGDGGTNAGPVARAVMQAVLQ